The nucleotide sequence GACCAACTCTACGGTCAAGGTGGTAATGATTTCCTTGATGGTGGTGACGGAAATAATATCTTCTACGGTGGTGCTGGTCAAGATAGTTTAATTGGTGGTGCTAGTCAAGATACCTTTGCATTAGTTGCTGGTACGGGTACTGATGCTATCTTCAATTTTATTGTGGGTAGCGATCGCTTTGGTCTTACCAATAACTTAACTTTTGAACAACTCAAAGTTACTCAAGGTACAGGGAATAATGCTAGCAATACTGTGATTAGTTTGGTGAGTAACAATGAAGTTCTTGTTACTTTGATTAGCATCCAAGCTAATGCTATCTCTAGTACTGATTTTACTGCCGTCTAATTATCTTTAATTAGCTACTATGATAGCCAATAGTAAGAGTACTATTGGCTATCATAGTAGCTAACAATACTCAAACACTCAAACCAATCAAAGCGACAATTGCCACCACAACTCTTACAGTATCAGGAAGATTGACTCTAGGACAAACACCGATCGCAATTAACCCAAACAACACAGCACGCAGAGGTAAGAAAAACATGAGTACGATTGCTAAAATAGCCATACTACCTGCAAGCACCCATCCGCAAACATCTTGTATTCTCCCTAACACGCGCATCAACTTGCTTTCAGTTTTCATCACAACTACTCCTTTATTGAACTGGTTTTACTCGTAATAAACAGTATTGAGAAACAGCTGCTTTTCCCTTTTCTTTAGCTACCAATGATTGTTGAGCAGCTAATTTGGTACAATTCAAATTAGCCAAACTTTCAGAATTCCAGGTCACAATATTCCTTGCCAATTGACCTTGCGAACTTTGTGCCCAGCGTAAACTTTCAGCTGCATCCATAGTAATTTTTTGTCCTGGTGCATAACCACCTTGCAACCAAATTGGAACCGCCATTCCTCCTAAAAAACCCAATCCCATTGCCGCTACAAACAACCCAAAAGCAGGTAACATCAACGAAAGACGACTGCGTTCTTTGGCAGAACAATAAGCAATCAATCGGTCTACCATCTTGCGAATTTCGATTTCTTGACCCTTAGTAGCAGTACGCTTTGCTGTTTCTAATTGGTCGTGGA is from Phormidium ambiguum IAM M-71 and encodes:
- a CDS encoding DUF6753 family protein, coding for MVINFKEGVQARNENALLQLLADKDAEYQKRVLAVAVEYGLKTNDPLFLVMLATGQLQVILEDKPHELSALFDRWTEAIHDQLETAKRTATKGQEIEIRKMVDRLIAYCSAKERSRLSLMLPAFGLFVAAMGLGFLGGMAVPIWLQGGYAPGQKITMDAAESLRWAQSSQGQLARNIVTWNSESLANLNCTKLAAQQSLVAKEKGKAAVSQYCLLRVKPVQ